In Heptranchias perlo isolate sHepPer1 chromosome 16, sHepPer1.hap1, whole genome shotgun sequence, one genomic interval encodes:
- the si:ch211-260e23.9 gene encoding tumor protein p53-inducible nuclear protein 2, with the protein MLGKLTIFFLGETDEDDSKENNNDMNNILFENEDDGWIIVDIQAQYSVVKLEIDPLENLLIEHPSMSVYTLRNTNSDGEEEAEYEQILEGPRAVPVAHYIPRRMSALTGNGGVEHTNHVHFMQRAKLHVERRKLSRNHLLRQNRARKRYSTKEKNSGRFKQPCQRVSRYSRQ; encoded by the exons ATGCTTGGAAAACTCACCATTTTTTTCCTGGGTGAGACAGATGAAGACGACAGCAAAGAAAACAACAATGACATGAACAACATTCTGTTTGAGAATGAGGATGATGGCTGGATTATTGTGGATATCCAAG CCCAATATTCAGTAGTGAAGTTGGAAATTGATCCCTTGGAAAACCTTCTGATTGAACACCCAAGCATGTCCGTATATACTCTGAGGAATACAAACAGTGATGGTGAAGAAGAAGCTGAATATGAACAGATATTGGAGGGTCCCAG GGCTGTTCCGGTTGCTCATTATATCCCTCGAAGAATGTCAGCTTTGACTGGAAATGGTGGTGTGGAACATACCAATCATGTGCATTTCATGCAGCGTGCCAAATTACATGTTGAGAGAAGAAAACTGAGCCGCAATCATCTTTTGAGGCAAAATAGAGCACGGAAACGATATTCTACTAAGGAAAAAAACTCAGGACGTTTCAAACAACCCTGTCAACGCGTTTCCAGATATTCAAGGCAATAA